The Lucilia cuprina isolate Lc7/37 chromosome 5, ASM2204524v1, whole genome shotgun sequence genome includes a window with the following:
- the LOC124420454 gene encoding uncharacterized protein LOC124420454, protein MFVVCTTNSVVTLVIHLVVNKVTQNPYLLAYIFKFTSCQTQLKLIKISGYFQYVIQYHIWKVKYQNLQIEEDKPSYTIASVKPEEILRQIHFQEFLYLSVDIIKQLSISSYSYQQRSIIFQLERVFPNLIALRLESFLFKGNEDYKYLRKIFPNLKKLYIKNCFADNSLTHPIISKDNLPREIFVQWPYLEELRIKHFKKYSIDGKMCPQHVYVKNDLDKK, encoded by the exons atGTTTGTTGTATGTACAACAAATTCTGTTGTCACTTTAGTAATACACTTGG TTGTGAATAAAGTTACACAAAATCCCTATTTACTGGCCTATATCTTCAAATTCACATCGTGTCAAACAcagttgaaattaataaaaatctctGGTTATTTTCAATATGTCATCCAATATCATATTTGGAAAGTGAAATATCAAAATCTACAAATCGAAGAAGATAAACCGAGTTATACGATTGCGAGTGTGAAGCCCGAAGAAATTCTAAGACAAATACATTTTCAAGAATTTCTATATTTAagtgttgacattataaaacaattaagcaTTTCTAGTTACTCGTATCAGCAGCGCTCAATAATATTCCAGCTTGAGAGAGTATTTCCAAATTTAATAGCTTTACGACtcgaaagctttttatttaaagggAATGAAGACTACAAGTATCTGAggaaaatttttccaaatttaaaaaaactctatataaaaaattgttttgccgATAATTCTCTTACACATCCAATCATAAGCAAGGACAATTTGCCAAGGGAAATTTTCGTACAGTGGCCCTATTTGGAAGAATTgagaataaaacattttaaaaaatattccataGATGGAAAAATGTGTCCACAACATGTTTATGTGAAAAATGATTTggataaaaaatga